From the Clupea harengus chromosome 15, Ch_v2.0.2, whole genome shotgun sequence genome, one window contains:
- the uts1 gene encoding urotensin 1: protein MVLSWMYITIQHGASGSSLFGRPFRFGSRTKPLLTNEDETCEIQETTWLPSTSLFIMKPTPLVLLIATVLLSSHIHPNVCRPLSIFDGHGYKSQLDEVLLEAGDSAVSYLIGEKILQYLQKNPGLQRGFSRVHADRIATPLATERLAHLTRSLTPRVDSHSSEENSLEDLLELSKRNDDPPISIDLTFHLLRNMIEMARNENQREQAELNRKYLDEVGK from the exons ATGGTGCTATCTTGGATGTATATAACCATTCAGCATGGTGCTAGCGGGTCCAGTCTCTTTGGCCGACCTTTTCGATTCGGGTCTCGGACGAAACCTCTCTTAACCAACGAGGACGAAACTTGTGAAATACAGGAGACAACTTG GCTACCCTCAACCAGTCTGTTCATTATGAAGCCTACTCCTTTGGTCCTGCTAATTGCTACGGTTCTGTTGTCCAGCCACATTCATCCTAATGTTTGTCGACCCTTGAGCATTTTTGACGGCCACGGGTACAAGAGTCAACTGGACGAGGTGTTGTTAGAAGCAGGCGACTCTGCAGTGTCTTATCTCATCGGAGAAAAAATTCTGCAGTACTTGCAGAAGAACCCCGGTCTGCAAAGAGGTTTTTCACGTGTTCATGCTGACAGGATCGCGACTCCACTCGCCACAGAGCGACTTGCTCACTTGACGCGCAGTTTGACGCCGCGAGTAGATAGTCACTCCTCGGAGGAAAACAGTCTGGAAGATCTTTTGGAGTTGTCCAAGAGAAACGACGATCCTCCCATCTCAATTGATCTCACTTTCCACTTGCTGAGAAACATGATTGAAATGGCACGGAACGAGAACCAGAGGGAACAAGCAGAGCTGAATCGCAAGTATCTAGATGAAGTTGGGAAGTGA
- the mpv17 gene encoding protein Mpv17 yields MAGLWRSYQGLISKHPWTVQIITAGSLVGVGDVISQQLIERRGLANHSMRRTAKMMSIGFFFVGPVIGGWYRVLDRLVVGETKSVALKKMVLDQVGFAPCFLGAFLGISGTLNGLTLEQNVAKLKRDYGDALIANYYLWPPVQIANFYFVPLHHRLAVVQIVAVIWNSYLSWKANQV; encoded by the exons ATGGCAGGTCTTTGGAGGTCCTACCAGGGTCTGATATCCAAGCATCCATGGACAGTACAGATTATCACAGCAG GCTCTCTGGTGGGGGTGGGCGATGTCATCTCCCAGCAGCTGATCGAGCGGCGAGGCCTGGCCAATCACAGCATGCGTCGGACCGCCAAGATGATGAGCATTGGCTTCTTCTTTGTA ggtccAGTGATAGGAGGTTGGTACAGGGTCCTGGATAGGCTGGTCGTGGGAGAGACCAAAAGCGTTGCTCTGAAGAAAATGGTATTGGACCAG GTGGGTTTCGCCCCATGCTTCCTGGGGGCGTTCCTGGGCATCTCTGGCACTCTGAATGGGCTGACACTGGAGCAGAATGTGGCCAAGCTCAAGAGG GACTATGGAGATGCCTTGATCGCAAATTACTAT CTCTGGCCCCCGGTCCAGATAGCCAacttttattttgtaccacTGCACCACAG ATTGGCAGTGGTTCAGATTGTGGCAGTGATTTGGAATTCCTACCTCTCCTGGAAAGCCAACCAGGTCTGA